In Myxococcus stipitatus, the following are encoded in one genomic region:
- a CDS encoding CotH kinase family protein, producing MNHRFASEALGRRAGVSRQGLFSWATQGARRGLFGVLVVVVAACAQSPEVSAPEVEAEAAKAVVTIDAMDNEQHVLRGGFPVDSGVVRVELYEGSVLLGEALLEEGRWSIPWRPGPGSESLEAVAYLSTGTELRTRVDFRHVSFTAPEGLYVSEALLTLPTAPDTTTRYTLDGTAPGPSSPIYTEPLVLLNRRGQPTPLSFIPTTPEDAPYWWRWQPPILPPVLATVVRIQRFAEETPVGPGEARTFLIGQPAYSLPVLSLVTDAENFFGYDQGIYVPGRTYEEGPQLPDHSGPGNYNQDGKAWERPVHVEWFEEAGTPVFAQNAGVRIHGSGSAMLSQKALRLYAKEDYGPEWFPANVFPGHPFRGSKRLLVRAGGQDQVASRLKDCVLPELLRETKLALQVCRPTVMFLNGEYWGLHEMRERYDEYSLASHHGLNRKNVVILEAYGLLDTGEPEDVVPYLELLAYVRGHDLSVPEHFAHVEARIDVDDFIDYHIAQIYFGNDDWPQNNLKFWRYRGGENTAATGGGDGRWRWLLYDLDFAFAEGPEANSLGRLLHDEQLGEPFVVLFRGLMKSPEFRARFIARFHWHLDNTFVPERVLATVDAAAARLAPEMAEHIVRWRYPESEATWRWEVERLRDAVLRRPAAMRRHLEEELGSP from the coding sequence CAGGGGCTCTTCTCCTGGGCGACACAAGGGGCACGCCGCGGGCTGTTCGGGGTGCTCGTGGTGGTGGTCGCCGCCTGCGCCCAGTCCCCCGAAGTCTCCGCGCCGGAAGTCGAGGCCGAGGCCGCGAAGGCCGTCGTCACCATCGACGCGATGGACAACGAGCAACATGTCCTCCGGGGAGGCTTCCCGGTGGACTCCGGGGTGGTCCGGGTGGAGCTCTATGAGGGCTCCGTGTTGCTCGGGGAGGCCTTGCTGGAGGAGGGCCGGTGGAGCATTCCCTGGCGCCCGGGACCTGGGAGTGAGTCGCTGGAGGCTGTCGCGTATCTGTCGACGGGGACGGAGCTGCGCACCCGGGTCGACTTCCGACACGTGAGCTTCACCGCGCCTGAAGGGCTGTATGTCTCCGAGGCGCTCCTGACGCTGCCCACGGCGCCGGACACCACCACGCGCTACACGCTGGATGGCACCGCTCCGGGGCCTTCGTCGCCCATCTACACCGAGCCCCTGGTGTTGCTGAACCGGCGAGGCCAACCCACGCCGCTGAGCTTCATCCCGACCACTCCGGAGGACGCGCCGTATTGGTGGCGCTGGCAGCCGCCCATCCTTCCGCCCGTGCTCGCGACGGTGGTTCGGATTCAGCGGTTCGCGGAAGAGACTCCCGTGGGCCCGGGAGAGGCGCGGACCTTTCTCATCGGACAGCCCGCCTATTCGCTGCCGGTCCTCTCGCTGGTGACGGACGCGGAGAACTTCTTCGGCTATGACCAGGGCATCTACGTCCCGGGCCGCACCTACGAGGAGGGGCCCCAGTTGCCAGACCACTCGGGGCCCGGCAATTACAACCAGGATGGGAAGGCGTGGGAGCGGCCGGTCCACGTCGAGTGGTTCGAGGAAGCGGGGACGCCTGTGTTCGCGCAGAACGCGGGGGTTCGCATCCACGGCTCTGGCAGCGCGATGTTGTCGCAGAAGGCCCTGCGGCTGTATGCGAAAGAGGACTACGGCCCGGAGTGGTTCCCCGCGAATGTCTTCCCCGGCCACCCGTTCCGGGGCAGCAAGCGGCTGTTGGTCCGCGCGGGGGGCCAGGACCAGGTGGCCTCCCGGCTCAAGGATTGTGTCCTCCCGGAGCTCTTGCGCGAGACGAAGCTGGCGCTCCAGGTCTGCCGCCCCACGGTGATGTTCCTCAACGGCGAGTACTGGGGGCTGCACGAGATGCGGGAGCGGTATGACGAGTACTCGCTGGCGAGCCACCATGGGCTGAACCGCAAGAACGTCGTCATCCTGGAGGCGTATGGCCTCCTCGACACGGGAGAGCCCGAGGACGTCGTCCCCTATCTGGAGCTGCTGGCTTATGTCCGGGGACACGACCTCTCCGTGCCCGAGCACTTCGCGCACGTCGAGGCGCGCATCGACGTGGATGACTTCATCGACTACCACATCGCGCAGATCTACTTCGGGAACGATGACTGGCCTCAGAACAACCTCAAGTTCTGGCGCTATCGCGGAGGAGAGAACACGGCGGCCACGGGCGGAGGCGACGGGCGTTGGAGGTGGCTGTTGTATGATTTGGACTTCGCGTTCGCGGAAGGACCGGAGGCCAACTCCCTGGGGCGGCTGCTGCATGATGAGCAATTGGGCGAGCCCTTCGTCGTGCTGTTCCGCGGCCTCATGAAGTCGCCGGAGTTCCGCGCGCGGTTCATCGCGCGGTTCCACTGGCACCTGGACAACACGTTCGTGCCGGAGCGCGTGCTCGCGACGGTGGACGCCGCGGCGGCGCGGCTGGCCCCGGAGATGGCCGAGCACATCGTGCGGTGGCGGTATCCTGAGTCGGAGGCGACGTGGCGGTGGGAGGTCGAGCGATTGCGCGACGCCGTGCTGCGGCGGCCCGCGGCGATGCGCCGGCACCTCGAAGAGGAGCTGGGCTCCCCGTGA
- the opgC gene encoding OpgC domain-containing protein, producing MRSGGDVVPAPASESGPPAASWPRRPELDALRGVLLVLMTLTHLPTRLNAYSSQPFGFVSAAEGFVFLSAFLVGGAHAKAWDAPGRLWRSLRGRALKVYTHHVGLLLFAFTVIGTVGWVAHRPAVLNLLDFYHQEPLTALWSSLALLYCPPLLDILPLYVVLLVLTPLLLLAAREAGWAKVVCLSGLVWLWAQLGLKQTLYSGLEEVGWVPVKMGHSGAFDFFAWQFLWVLGVWRGSLRARGHVMRGRGSRVLLGGAWALALVFLLARYELPLFNLPTSHPALLDKWTLGPLRLVNFLVLALLADKGAPHAYRWLRPRMLVLLGSASLPVFSVHLVLCLLSLALINENEAPLDSLEEVAVLVVTFASMVLVALRHQRRSALMERGPASQ from the coding sequence GTGAGGAGCGGGGGCGACGTCGTCCCCGCGCCCGCCTCCGAGTCCGGTCCTCCCGCGGCATCATGGCCGCGCCGGCCGGAGCTGGATGCCCTGCGCGGGGTGCTTCTCGTCTTGATGACGCTGACGCACCTGCCCACCCGGCTGAATGCATACAGCAGCCAGCCCTTCGGCTTCGTCTCGGCCGCCGAGGGCTTCGTCTTCCTGTCGGCGTTCCTGGTGGGAGGCGCGCACGCGAAGGCCTGGGATGCGCCGGGGCGTCTGTGGCGGAGCCTGCGCGGCCGGGCGCTCAAGGTCTACACACACCACGTGGGGCTGCTGCTCTTCGCATTCACGGTCATCGGCACCGTGGGTTGGGTTGCTCACCGCCCCGCGGTGCTCAACCTGCTCGACTTCTACCACCAGGAGCCTCTCACGGCGCTGTGGAGCAGTCTGGCCTTGCTCTATTGCCCGCCGCTGCTCGACATCCTGCCGCTGTACGTCGTGCTGCTGGTCCTGACGCCCTTGTTGCTGCTCGCGGCGAGGGAGGCGGGCTGGGCGAAGGTGGTGTGCCTCAGCGGCCTGGTCTGGCTCTGGGCCCAGCTGGGGCTCAAGCAGACGCTTTACTCGGGGCTGGAGGAGGTCGGGTGGGTCCCCGTGAAGATGGGGCACTCCGGGGCGTTCGACTTCTTCGCCTGGCAATTCCTATGGGTGCTGGGGGTCTGGCGTGGAAGCCTGCGCGCGCGGGGGCATGTCATGCGGGGGAGGGGGTCTCGCGTGTTGCTGGGGGGCGCCTGGGCACTGGCGCTCGTGTTCCTGTTGGCGCGGTATGAGCTGCCTCTCTTCAATCTCCCGACGAGTCATCCCGCGCTGCTCGACAAGTGGACGCTCGGGCCGCTGCGGTTGGTGAACTTCCTGGTTCTGGCGCTGCTGGCGGACAAGGGGGCGCCCCATGCCTATCGTTGGCTGCGTCCGCGCATGCTCGTGCTGCTGGGCAGCGCGTCGCTGCCTGTCTTCAGCGTCCACCTGGTGCTGTGCCTCTTGAGCCTCGCGCTCATCAACGAGAACGAAGCCCCGCTGGACAGTCTGGAAGAGGTCGCCGTGCTGGTGGTGACGTTCGCCAGCATGGTCCTGGTGGCCCTGCGTCACCAACGCCGCTCGGCGCTGATGGAGCGCGGCCCGGCGTCCCAATAG
- a CDS encoding M23 family metallopeptidase, translating to MFRREWGAIAAWPGSATAGRWGGTHPRARPHIVTTGQSVTKGQVIGYAGTTGCSSGPHLHLAVTRLTNTASEYRRAYSIPSTDPPLMTSNIEPYGWAAPQGFDPWAWRNHPNGALSMNLWNAGQAPLNPNF from the coding sequence GTGTTCCGCCGGGAGTGGGGCGCTATTGCAGCATGGCCTGGCTCAGCAACGGCTGGGCGCTGGGGTGGAACCCATCCTCGAGCGCGGCCCCATATCGTCACGACCGGACAGAGCGTCACGAAGGGGCAGGTCATCGGGTATGCGGGCACGACGGGATGCTCGAGCGGCCCCCACCTGCACCTGGCCGTGACGCGCCTGACGAACACCGCGTCGGAGTACCGCCGGGCCTATTCCATCCCGAGCACGGACCCTCCCCTCATGACAAGCAACATCGAGCCCTACGGGTGGGCCGCCCCCCAGGGCTTCGACCCGTGGGCCTGGAGGAACCATCCGAACGGAGCCCTCAGCATGAACCTGTGGAACGCGGGACAGGCGCCTCTGAATCCGAACTTCTGA
- a CDS encoding protein kinase domain-containing protein encodes MGTYRIVKKLAAGGMAEVFLGKVVGAEGFEKPVAVKRILPSFVQDASFVELFLREAKLSVTLQHSNVLQVLDLGTNAGQYYMVMEFVDGENLASLLKTARRRQVPLGLREICFIAQQVAEGLSYAHGRTDPTGAPLNIVHRDVNPANVMVASNGGVKLADFGIAKVADEGRQETQAGVLKGKINYLSPEQVHGRPVDQRSDIFLLGLLLYEMLAGKRLFEGSTPQIIHALGSFNERTLEPLPGVPTPLWELLTRALAANPDARCPAAREFSESIQNFLFDHRLRVGSADIASLFGRANPEWRSPLADLAGAPGEEIRLEDEDVARARSTPPRDVRRHTTTPPPPPMLRPVTPPPPPVEAAAPRPIPPKPVLGIEPPTSVAPVVASGLGPRPSRARQQLGTILLTRGMLTPHMLNQALTLQKTKGGRLGQVLVHEKWLEPDNLVRALSEQSGLPHITEDKLQSVPIPEELLKQIPRELCERLCAVPLALRGRELVCAVLDPRDVQVTDALKFSTRAVAVQGLFASEQGIRKTIQRFYPPADESPAPYVRAHDPIPLEPSPEDKARDTRMMSQFSEHFTGRRVLDESAFAEPKPAAPEPVARVTPVRGDVRARMVLLVAEPSEPREAAVKLLLSQGLAAATSPAADAPRALALGGYELVLVLEDALTDAAGLAQKLRTAHPQVEVRLLPSYSAALLGEGGPLSKLAELQARLLDGMMSMLAGSAALAPFLTKLARRLVSRMGAGRVEEALLGASASALALAARLEEPRRFILPTRARALGLVGSGMPEVNEVLMAVLPEGEDRTPPSGRAAGALLCAARFVQEVQSAQPPAAKAAQALQTLRQDPRLPVAAMEALTTELESSTQADKAAPRVVVAETDGANAMTLQIRLMAEGLSTVRAKTRAEVEKALAAGAQAAILADPLPDGDLHALLQAMRKAPSTEDLPVYLIVDKEDPAAFTAALDAGADDVMVRSSSPEVLIAKLRRGIQQRQAARRGAKTAP; translated from the coding sequence GTGGGGACCTACCGCATCGTGAAGAAGCTGGCCGCGGGCGGTATGGCCGAGGTCTTCCTGGGCAAGGTCGTTGGCGCGGAAGGCTTTGAAAAGCCTGTCGCGGTGAAGCGAATCCTGCCGTCATTCGTGCAGGACGCCTCCTTCGTGGAGTTGTTCCTCCGTGAAGCCAAGCTCTCCGTCACGCTCCAGCACAGCAATGTCTTGCAAGTGCTGGATTTGGGCACCAACGCCGGCCAGTACTACATGGTGATGGAGTTCGTGGACGGGGAGAACCTGGCCTCGCTCCTCAAGACGGCGCGCCGCCGCCAGGTTCCGCTGGGCCTTCGGGAGATATGCTTCATCGCCCAACAGGTCGCCGAAGGACTCTCCTATGCCCATGGCCGCACGGACCCCACGGGCGCGCCGCTCAACATCGTCCACCGCGACGTCAACCCCGCCAACGTCATGGTCGCCTCCAACGGAGGCGTGAAGCTGGCTGACTTTGGCATCGCCAAGGTGGCCGACGAGGGACGACAGGAGACCCAGGCCGGTGTCCTCAAGGGGAAGATCAACTACCTGTCCCCGGAGCAGGTCCACGGCCGCCCCGTGGACCAGCGCAGCGACATCTTCTTGTTGGGATTGCTGCTCTACGAGATGCTCGCCGGGAAGCGGCTCTTCGAGGGCTCCACGCCTCAAATCATCCACGCGCTGGGCAGCTTCAACGAGCGAACCCTGGAGCCCCTCCCGGGAGTGCCCACGCCCCTCTGGGAGCTGCTGACGCGCGCGCTGGCGGCCAACCCGGATGCCCGCTGTCCCGCCGCCCGCGAGTTCTCCGAGTCCATCCAGAACTTCCTCTTCGACCACCGCCTCCGCGTGGGCTCCGCCGATATCGCCAGCCTCTTCGGCCGCGCGAATCCCGAGTGGCGCTCGCCCCTGGCCGACCTGGCGGGCGCGCCCGGGGAGGAGATTCGTCTGGAGGACGAGGACGTGGCGCGCGCTCGCTCGACGCCGCCTCGGGACGTGCGGCGCCACACCACCACTCCACCGCCGCCCCCCATGCTGCGTCCGGTGACGCCGCCCCCGCCCCCGGTGGAGGCCGCCGCGCCCCGTCCCATCCCTCCCAAGCCGGTCCTGGGAATCGAGCCCCCCACGTCCGTGGCGCCCGTCGTCGCCTCGGGACTCGGCCCGCGCCCCTCCCGGGCAAGACAGCAACTGGGAACCATCCTCCTGACGCGCGGGATGCTCACGCCCCACATGCTGAACCAGGCCCTGACGCTCCAGAAGACGAAGGGAGGGAGGTTGGGGCAGGTGCTGGTGCATGAGAAGTGGCTGGAGCCCGACAACCTGGTGCGCGCCCTGTCCGAGCAGAGCGGACTGCCCCACATCACCGAGGACAAGCTCCAATCCGTCCCCATCCCCGAGGAGCTGCTCAAGCAGATTCCCCGAGAGCTGTGTGAGCGGCTCTGCGCGGTCCCCCTCGCCCTGCGTGGACGGGAGCTCGTCTGCGCGGTGCTGGACCCGCGCGATGTCCAGGTCACCGATGCGCTGAAGTTCTCCACGCGCGCCGTCGCGGTGCAGGGGCTCTTCGCCTCCGAGCAGGGCATCCGGAAGACCATCCAGCGCTTCTATCCTCCGGCGGACGAGTCCCCCGCGCCCTACGTCCGGGCGCATGACCCCATTCCCCTGGAGCCCTCACCCGAGGACAAGGCCCGCGACACCCGGATGATGTCGCAGTTCTCCGAGCACTTCACCGGGCGCCGGGTGCTCGACGAGAGCGCCTTCGCGGAGCCCAAGCCCGCCGCCCCCGAGCCCGTGGCCCGGGTCACCCCCGTGCGGGGGGACGTGCGTGCTCGCATGGTCTTGTTGGTGGCGGAGCCCTCCGAGCCACGTGAGGCCGCGGTGAAGCTCCTCCTGTCGCAAGGGCTCGCGGCGGCGACCAGCCCCGCGGCCGACGCGCCGCGTGCGCTCGCGCTCGGGGGCTACGAGTTGGTGCTGGTGCTCGAGGACGCGCTGACGGACGCGGCGGGGCTGGCGCAGAAGCTGAGGACGGCGCATCCCCAGGTCGAGGTGCGCCTGTTGCCCTCCTACAGCGCGGCGCTGCTGGGCGAGGGTGGGCCGCTGTCGAAGCTCGCCGAGCTCCAGGCGCGCCTGTTGGATGGAATGATGTCGATGCTCGCCGGCAGCGCGGCCCTGGCGCCATTCCTCACCAAGCTGGCGCGACGGCTCGTGTCGCGGATGGGGGCAGGGCGCGTGGAGGAGGCGCTGCTCGGTGCCTCGGCCAGCGCCTTGGCCCTGGCCGCGAGGCTGGAGGAGCCACGGCGCTTCATCCTCCCCACACGCGCCCGGGCGCTGGGCCTCGTGGGGAGTGGCATGCCCGAGGTGAACGAGGTCCTCATGGCCGTGTTGCCCGAAGGCGAGGACCGCACACCGCCCTCGGGCCGCGCGGCCGGCGCCTTGCTGTGTGCGGCGCGCTTCGTCCAGGAGGTCCAGAGCGCGCAGCCTCCGGCGGCCAAGGCGGCCCAGGCGCTCCAGACGCTGCGACAGGACCCGCGCCTGCCGGTGGCCGCGATGGAGGCGCTCACCACGGAGCTGGAGTCGAGCACGCAGGCCGACAAGGCGGCGCCCCGGGTGGTGGTGGCGGAGACGGATGGCGCCAACGCGATGACGCTCCAGATTCGTCTCATGGCGGAGGGCCTGAGCACCGTGCGCGCCAAGACTCGCGCCGAGGTGGAGAAGGCGCTGGCCGCCGGAGCGCAGGCGGCCATCCTCGCCGACCCGCTGCCGGATGGAGACCTCCACGCGTTGCTCCAGGCGATGCGCAAGGCCCCCTCCACCGAGGACCTCCCTGTCTACCTCATCGTCGACAAGGAGGACCCCGCCGCCTTCACCGCGGCCCTCGATGCGGGCGCCGACGACGTCATGGTCCGCTCGTCCAGTCCCGAGGTGCTCATCGCCAAGCTGCGTCGAGGCATCCAGCAACGCCAGGCTGCCCGGCGCGGGGCGAAGACGGCGCCGTAG
- a CDS encoding YopT-type cysteine protease domain-containing protein — translation MTSPIGSPRLRPTHLPAQQETSSTQATDESSSTQTASPPTAAATNPPAQPGTSSQGVPVTDNYTSVSTTSQERNFLKAEMPFNSKARIGQRLTYGLSTAKTAKTTDGGQGEVTFNFQQGSVLPKDNLGACRAASMDWLRRGLVKDKVSIADVGPKHAGPMAEAAEAAKQQTPEEKKTDRDTATRPGLLSHQRMERKYQRYDVMNKEWTTVARKEHQKISESKTSGPGFTRADLSALERNTFANFKEHLETQAAQGKTGGLSAEQLKTQKLDGIKPEACVYSAQWQGDKMKTFANMMTGILNNDACSKEGAFLVGINGMGKVETTMKDEEGKETKKVIDVPLPHAMAMRQTDSELHFMDPNFGEFKFPRTPGTRIEADSDIGKFLENFGKQYEKQRFNNAVVYEYVKAGE, via the coding sequence ATGACCAGCCCCATCGGCAGCCCGCGCCTCCGGCCCACCCACCTCCCGGCCCAGCAGGAAACGTCCTCCACCCAGGCGACGGATGAGAGTTCTTCGACGCAGACGGCCAGCCCCCCCACGGCCGCTGCCACGAACCCTCCGGCGCAGCCGGGCACGAGCAGTCAAGGCGTGCCGGTGACGGACAACTACACGTCGGTTTCAACCACGAGCCAGGAAAGGAACTTCCTCAAGGCGGAGATGCCATTCAACAGCAAGGCCAGGATTGGACAGAGGTTGACCTATGGCTTGAGCACCGCCAAGACCGCCAAGACCACGGACGGAGGCCAAGGGGAGGTGACCTTCAATTTCCAGCAGGGCTCGGTCCTCCCCAAGGACAATCTCGGAGCGTGCCGCGCGGCCTCGATGGACTGGCTCCGCAGGGGACTCGTCAAGGACAAGGTCTCGATTGCCGACGTGGGACCCAAGCACGCGGGGCCCATGGCCGAGGCAGCCGAGGCCGCGAAGCAGCAGACCCCCGAGGAGAAGAAGACGGACCGTGACACCGCGACCAGGCCGGGACTCCTTTCGCATCAGCGCATGGAGAGGAAGTACCAGCGCTACGATGTGATGAACAAGGAATGGACGACGGTGGCCAGGAAGGAGCATCAGAAAATCAGTGAGAGCAAGACCTCCGGCCCCGGATTCACGAGGGCCGACCTTTCGGCCCTGGAGCGCAACACGTTCGCGAACTTCAAGGAACATCTGGAGACGCAGGCGGCTCAAGGCAAGACGGGAGGCCTGTCCGCCGAGCAACTGAAGACGCAGAAACTCGACGGCATCAAGCCCGAGGCGTGCGTCTACAGCGCCCAATGGCAGGGCGACAAAATGAAGACGTTCGCGAACATGATGACCGGCATCCTCAACAACGACGCATGCAGCAAAGAAGGTGCGTTCCTCGTGGGGATCAACGGCATGGGCAAGGTCGAAACCACCATGAAGGACGAAGAGGGCAAGGAGACCAAGAAGGTCATCGACGTCCCTCTCCCTCATGCCATGGCCATGCGCCAGACTGATTCGGAATTGCATTTCATGGATCCCAACTTCGGTGAGTTCAAATTCCCACGGACGCCTGGGACCCGCATCGAGGCGGATTCGGATATCGGCAAGTTCCTCGAGAACTTCGGCAAGCAGTACGAGAAGCAGCGGTTCAACAACGCCGTGGTCTACGAGTACGTCAAGGCGGGCGAATAA
- a CDS encoding amidinotransferase: MTKRVFVASEFAPLRTVVVARSQVRLSDAGVMSEAQSEARLAILPESERELARRLMGRDHAEAMPERQKAWEGERLALQAVLEKHGVRVLLPSLLTQAQKEAGGQYGYSNCFVRDPWFTVGDVVVEASLRSLHRRREVLPCRPLFEQEVSPAECAYVSVPQPDAAPIDAKGAHVGPFLEGGDTLVLGKHVFVGNSGQASSEAGVAFLRKLLAPRGYVVESVRLKSNFLHLDCALGLVRQGLLVACREALLDGLPSVLRDWECIEVSEDEATRLGTNGLPISPDVYVTDPVFHRIGDAIARHGVKVEYVDFTISRAFGGAFRCSTQPLWRE, translated from the coding sequence ATGACGAAACGAGTCTTCGTTGCCAGCGAGTTCGCGCCCCTGCGCACCGTCGTCGTCGCCCGCAGCCAGGTTCGCCTGTCGGACGCGGGTGTCATGTCCGAGGCGCAGAGCGAGGCGAGGCTGGCCATCCTGCCGGAGTCCGAGCGTGAGCTCGCCCGCCGTTTGATGGGGCGCGACCACGCCGAGGCCATGCCCGAGCGTCAGAAGGCGTGGGAGGGCGAGCGGCTCGCGCTCCAGGCCGTCCTGGAGAAGCACGGCGTGCGGGTGCTGCTTCCGTCGCTGCTGACGCAGGCCCAGAAGGAGGCCGGGGGCCAGTACGGCTACAGCAACTGCTTCGTGAGAGACCCGTGGTTCACGGTGGGGGATGTCGTCGTCGAGGCCAGCCTGCGGAGCTTGCACCGCCGGCGTGAAGTGCTCCCATGCCGGCCCCTGTTCGAGCAGGAGGTCTCTCCGGCGGAATGCGCCTACGTGTCCGTGCCTCAGCCGGATGCCGCGCCCATCGACGCGAAGGGCGCCCACGTCGGCCCGTTCCTGGAAGGGGGCGACACCTTGGTGCTGGGCAAGCACGTGTTCGTGGGCAACTCAGGGCAGGCCTCGTCGGAGGCGGGAGTGGCCTTCCTGCGCAAGCTGCTGGCGCCTCGGGGCTACGTCGTCGAGTCCGTGCGGCTCAAGTCGAACTTCCTCCACCTCGACTGTGCGCTGGGCCTGGTGCGCCAGGGGCTCCTGGTCGCGTGCCGTGAAGCGCTCCTGGATGGCCTCCCTTCGGTCCTTCGGGACTGGGAATGCATCGAGGTCTCCGAGGACGAGGCCACACGGCTCGGGACCAATGGCCTGCCGATTTCTCCGGACGTCTATGTCACCGACCCCGTGTTCCATCGCATCGGTGACGCCATCGCCCGGCATGGCGTGAAGGTCGAGTACGTCGACTTCACCATCTCCCGGGCCTTCGGCGGTGCGTTCCGCTGCTCTACCCAGCCGCTGTGGCGTGAGTAA